The following coding sequences lie in one Maribacter forsetii DSM 18668 genomic window:
- a CDS encoding bifunctional 3-deoxy-7-phosphoheptulonate synthase/chorismate mutase type II: MENSKQMRTWLDDLNLDHPLVIAGPCSAETEEQVLGIAHSLKDTDVNYYRAGIWKPRTRPGNFEGVGALGLKWLQKVKEETGLKTATEVANRAHVELALEHDIDLLWIGARSTVSPFIMQELADALQGTDKIVLVKNPVNPDLALWLGGIERLHTAGIKKLGAIHRGFSTYEKTKYRNIPEWQVAIEFQNKFPDLPLINDPSHITGKRDMIFDVSQTALDLNFDGLMIETHHDPDNAWSDAAQQVTPEKLVQIMRDLRIRKESDPEAEYNSELSNLRAQIDIIDNQLIETLGKRMKVSDGIGALKKQKNVAVLQSNRWNQILGAMILEGESKGLSEEFVLRMFKAIHQESINHQEKIVNA; encoded by the coding sequence ATGGAAAATTCAAAACAAATGAGAACATGGTTGGATGATTTAAACCTTGACCATCCACTAGTAATAGCAGGGCCATGTAGTGCGGAAACAGAGGAACAAGTGTTAGGTATAGCACACTCTCTAAAAGATACCGATGTAAACTATTACAGAGCTGGTATATGGAAACCTCGTACTCGCCCAGGAAATTTTGAAGGTGTTGGTGCTTTAGGTCTTAAGTGGCTACAGAAAGTTAAGGAAGAAACAGGTTTAAAGACAGCTACGGAGGTTGCAAACCGTGCGCACGTAGAGTTGGCATTAGAACATGATATCGATTTATTGTGGATTGGTGCAAGATCAACCGTTAGTCCTTTTATAATGCAAGAATTGGCAGACGCTTTACAGGGGACAGACAAGATTGTATTGGTAAAAAATCCGGTAAATCCAGATTTAGCTTTATGGTTAGGTGGTATCGAAAGATTGCATACTGCAGGTATAAAAAAATTAGGTGCAATACACAGAGGTTTTTCTACATACGAGAAAACAAAGTATAGAAATATACCAGAATGGCAAGTAGCGATTGAATTTCAGAACAAGTTCCCTGATCTTCCATTAATAAACGATCCTTCGCATATTACAGGTAAGCGTGATATGATTTTTGATGTATCTCAAACTGCTTTAGATTTGAATTTTGACGGATTGATGATTGAAACGCACCACGATCCAGATAACGCATGGAGTGATGCTGCACAACAGGTTACGCCGGAGAAATTGGTTCAAATCATGAGAGATCTTAGAATTAGAAAAGAAAGTGATCCAGAAGCGGAATACAATTCAGAATTAAGTAACCTAAGAGCTCAAATTGATATCATCGATAATCAATTAATTGAGACATTGGGTAAAAGAATGAAAGTATCTGACGGTATTGGAGCACTTAAAAAGCAAAAAAACGTAGCGGTACTTCAGTCAAATAGATGGAATCAGATTCTAGGGGCAATGATTCTAGAAGGGGAAAGTAAAGGACTTAGTGAAGAGTTTGTTCTTCGTATGTTCAAGGCTATTCACCAAGAGTCTATCAACCACCAAGAGAAGATAGTAAACGCTTAA
- a CDS encoding DUF5723 family protein: protein MKKIVLVAIMLIASFAVKAQSYVGFLTDNYSGVNSVISNPANIADSRFKTDINLVGASAFLANDYVGVGYSNLVSSDFDYDTDAILTLSDNNNFSGNVDILGPSFMFNIGKKSSIAIFTRARTFVTGNEFNGESIDDLDDSIDESQDFIVNEGDFFASGHGWAEVGLTYAQELMNNEEHFLKGGLSFKYLKGFGNAYVSGRNVTIDYDADGATLPDSSTIGTLESTGDLIYGRADDYDDDNYDYEVPDASGFGFDLGFVYEWRPDYEDYVVTGADGEKTVMKDKNKYKLKFGLSLTDVGSVNYKGSLVDTYNINNTITQDDYDNIEDSDDLQNLYTFTQATEDLKAGLPTALHFNADWNIKNHFYLNFNTDLSMRSAGENNLRTANVFSLTPRFESKWFSFYLPVSSYQYSGMQIGAGLRAGPLYIGSGSLISTFTRNEIQGADVYAGLKVPVYYGQPKDSDGDGIPNKEDGCPKKAGPIENNGCPWGDTDGDSVLDNEDQCPDEAGPVENNGCPWIDSDGDSIMDNEDQCPDEAGPLENSGCPWPDSDGDSVLDKDDECPNEMGTVANKGCPEPVVTAEVQKSLNEYAKTILFTTGKSTLKDESTPVLVDIISILNEYPNANFTIEGHTDSIGSETTNQKLSEKRAQAVLQFLINGGISAARLTAVGYGESKPIATNMYKDGRQKNRRVEINLAQ from the coding sequence ATGAAGAAAATAGTATTAGTTGCTATCATGTTGATTGCATCATTTGCGGTAAAAGCACAATCTTATGTAGGCTTTTTGACCGATAATTACAGTGGTGTAAACAGTGTAATCTCCAACCCGGCGAATATCGCTGATTCTCGGTTTAAAACCGATATAAATTTAGTGGGTGCAAGTGCTTTTCTTGCCAATGACTATGTAGGTGTAGGGTATTCGAATTTAGTTTCAAGTGATTTTGATTATGATACAGACGCTATTCTGACATTATCTGATAATAATAACTTTTCCGGAAATGTAGATATCCTAGGACCGTCATTTATGTTTAATATAGGCAAGAAATCTTCCATTGCCATTTTTACCAGGGCAAGAACCTTTGTTACCGGAAATGAATTTAACGGTGAAAGTATTGATGACCTTGATGATAGCATTGATGAAAGTCAAGATTTTATAGTAAACGAAGGAGATTTTTTTGCATCTGGACATGGCTGGGCAGAAGTTGGTCTTACCTATGCACAAGAGTTAATGAATAATGAAGAGCATTTTCTAAAAGGAGGCCTTTCATTTAAGTATCTTAAAGGTTTTGGTAATGCCTACGTATCTGGTAGAAACGTAACCATAGATTATGATGCCGATGGTGCTACGTTACCAGACAGTTCCACTATTGGAACCTTAGAGTCTACCGGCGATTTAATCTATGGTCGTGCAGATGACTATGATGATGATAATTATGATTATGAAGTGCCAGATGCAAGCGGATTCGGATTCGATCTTGGTTTCGTGTATGAATGGAGACCAGATTATGAAGATTATGTGGTAACGGGTGCTGACGGAGAAAAAACCGTGATGAAAGATAAAAACAAGTACAAGCTTAAATTTGGTTTGTCACTAACAGATGTTGGTTCGGTAAATTACAAAGGTAGTTTGGTAGATACCTATAATATCAATAATACCATTACACAAGACGATTATGATAATATTGAAGATTCAGATGATCTTCAGAATTTATATACGTTCACACAAGCTACAGAAGATTTAAAGGCAGGTTTGCCAACGGCATTACATTTTAATGCAGATTGGAATATTAAAAATCATTTTTATTTAAACTTCAATACAGATTTGTCTATGCGTTCTGCAGGTGAGAATAACCTTAGAACTGCAAATGTATTTTCTTTGACCCCTCGTTTTGAAAGTAAGTGGTTCAGTTTTTATTTACCTGTGAGTAGCTATCAGTATAGTGGTATGCAAATAGGTGCAGGGTTACGTGCCGGACCTTTATATATTGGATCTGGTTCATTGATTTCTACATTTACAAGAAATGAAATTCAAGGAGCGGATGTATACGCAGGATTAAAAGTGCCTGTTTATTATGGTCAGCCTAAAGATTCTGATGGAGACGGTATTCCAAATAAAGAAGATGGTTGTCCAAAAAAAGCAGGTCCAATAGAAAACAACGGTTGCCCTTGGGGAGATACGGACGGAGATTCTGTTTTGGATAATGAAGATCAATGTCCAGATGAAGCAGGACCAGTTGAAAATAACGGTTGTCCATGGATTGATAGTGATGGTGATTCCATAATGGATAATGAAGATCAATGTCCTGATGAAGCTGGTCCACTAGAAAACAGCGGATGCCCTTGGCCAGATTCTGATGGGGATTCTGTTTTAGATAAAGATGATGAGTGCCCAAATGAAATGGGAACAGTAGCTAATAAGGGTTGTCCAGAGCCTGTGGTTACCGCTGAGGTTCAAAAATCATTGAACGAGTATGCAAAAACAATCTTATTTACCACGGGTAAATCTACACTTAAAGATGAATCCACACCTGTTTTAGTAGATATCATTAGTATTTTAAATGAATATCCTAATGCTAATTTCACCATTGAAGGTCATACGGATAGTATAGGTTCAGAAACTACTAATCAGAAATTATCTGAGAAGAGGGCACAAGCCGTATTACAATTTTTAATTAATGGAGGTATTTCTGCGGCTAGGTTAACAGCCGTAGGTTATGGGGAAAGCAAACCAATTGCCACGAACATGTATAAAGATGGTAGGCAGAAGAATAGACGTGTTGAGATTAATTTAGCCCAATAA
- a CDS encoding prephenate dehydrogenase, which produces MNVFVIGIGLIGGSLAKDIKSAVDNVTVYGIESNASNLEEALSLGIIDQKATYQDLQLADMVIVSIPVDVMVTELPVILDAVHEDCVVFDVGSTKSLICKVLENHPKRRNFLACHPIAGTEFSGPSAAIHDLFKDKTNIICEVELTAFKLQERALKVFQAIGMRIRYMNPVAHDKHIAYVSHLSHISSFMLGKTVIEKEKNERDIFDMAGSGFESTVRLAKSSPAMWTPIFKQNKENVVETLEEYIQNLTAFKEMLQKDDYEGIYNEMNNTNKIKGILKRNTVKQEIE; this is translated from the coding sequence ATGAATGTATTTGTAATAGGTATCGGTTTAATAGGTGGTTCTTTAGCGAAAGACATAAAGTCGGCAGTCGACAATGTTACCGTTTATGGCATAGAATCCAATGCATCAAATTTAGAAGAGGCATTGTCCTTGGGCATTATTGATCAAAAAGCCACCTATCAAGATTTACAATTAGCGGATATGGTCATTGTAAGTATACCGGTTGATGTTATGGTTACAGAGCTTCCGGTTATATTAGATGCTGTACATGAAGATTGCGTAGTTTTTGATGTGGGATCAACCAAATCTTTAATCTGTAAGGTGTTGGAAAATCATCCAAAGAGAAGAAATTTTTTAGCGTGTCACCCTATTGCAGGAACAGAATTTTCTGGTCCGTCAGCGGCAATACATGATTTGTTCAAAGACAAGACCAATATTATTTGCGAGGTAGAACTAACTGCATTTAAGCTTCAGGAAAGAGCTTTGAAAGTTTTTCAAGCTATTGGTATGAGAATTCGCTATATGAACCCTGTGGCTCATGATAAGCACATAGCTTACGTATCACATTTATCGCACATAAGTTCATTTATGTTGGGTAAAACGGTGATAGAGAAAGAGAAAAACGAACGCGATATTTTTGATATGGCGGGTAGTGGATTTGAAAGTACGGTACGTTTGGCAAAAAGTTCGCCGGCCATGTGGACACCAATTTTTAAACAGAATAAAGAGAATGTGGTAGAGACATTGGAAGAGTACATTCAAAATCTTACGGCATTTAAAGAAATGTTGCAGAAAGATGATTACGAGGGCATTTATAATGAAATGAATAATACGAATAAGATTAAAGGAATATTAAAAAGAAATACCGTTAAACAAGAAATAGAATAA
- a CDS encoding pyridoxal phosphate-dependent aminotransferase encodes MIRTAERLNTVQEYYFSKKLREVRGLMAQGKPIINMGIGSPDLAPSKEVLNAIQDAVLENGAHQYQSYQGLPQLRAAIANFYKKKFRVDADPNTEILPLMGSKEGIMHISLAFLNEGDEVLIPNPGYPTYTSVTKLVGAVPAYYDLTEENGWFPDLEELAKQDLARVKIMWLSYPHMPTGATATKEQFVKMVEFAQKHEILLVNDNPYSFVLNAEPASILSIPNAKEVCLELNSLSKTFNMAGWRVGFVLGSEDHINAILKVKSNMDSGMFYGIQKGAIAALESSDDWFADLNTVYNERRELIYQLVDKLGCTYDRNAVGLFVWAKLPEGSTTSEEFIDNVLYTKDLFITPGTIFGSNGEGYIRFSLCISEDKIKEAIARF; translated from the coding sequence ATGATACGTACCGCTGAAAGGTTAAATACCGTACAGGAATACTACTTCTCAAAAAAGTTGAGAGAGGTACGTGGCTTAATGGCACAAGGTAAGCCTATTATAAATATGGGTATTGGTAGTCCAGATTTAGCTCCGTCTAAAGAAGTATTGAATGCAATACAGGATGCGGTATTAGAAAACGGTGCCCACCAATACCAAAGCTACCAAGGTTTGCCACAGTTGAGAGCAGCTATCGCAAATTTCTATAAGAAGAAATTCAGGGTTGATGCTGATCCAAATACCGAGATTTTACCCTTAATGGGCTCAAAGGAGGGTATTATGCATATTAGCCTTGCATTTTTAAATGAAGGCGATGAGGTTTTAATTCCAAACCCTGGTTATCCTACATATACATCGGTTACGAAATTGGTAGGTGCAGTACCTGCATATTATGATCTGACCGAAGAAAATGGATGGTTTCCAGATTTAGAAGAACTGGCAAAGCAAGATTTAGCTAGGGTAAAGATCATGTGGTTAAGTTACCCACATATGCCAACTGGTGCTACGGCTACAAAAGAACAGTTTGTAAAAATGGTGGAATTTGCTCAAAAGCATGAAATACTTTTGGTAAATGACAATCCTTATAGTTTTGTCTTAAATGCTGAACCGGCAAGTATATTAAGTATACCTAATGCAAAAGAGGTTTGTTTAGAGCTTAATTCATTGAGCAAAACATTTAACATGGCAGGTTGGCGTGTTGGTTTTGTTTTGGGTAGCGAAGATCATATCAATGCTATTTTAAAGGTGAAGAGTAATATGGACTCTGGTATGTTCTACGGAATTCAGAAAGGTGCCATAGCGGCATTGGAGAGTAGTGATGATTGGTTTGCTGATTTGAACACGGTATATAATGAAAGAAGAGAATTGATTTATCAACTGGTAGACAAATTAGGTTGTACATATGATAGAAATGCTGTTGGCTTGTTCGTTTGGGCAAAATTACCGGAAGGTAGTACAACGTCAGAAGAATTTATAGATAATGTATTGTATACCAAAGACCTGTTTATTACTCCAGGTACCATATTTGGTAGTAATGGCGAAGGCTATATTCGCTTTTCACTTTGTATTTCAGAAGATAAAATAAAAGAAGCAATCGCAAGATTTTAG